From the genome of Perca fluviatilis chromosome 1, GENO_Pfluv_1.0, whole genome shotgun sequence, one region includes:
- the lbx1b gene encoding transcription factor LBX1b, which produces MMTSKEVAKCDAVENRRRSPLDHLPPPANSNKPLTPFSIEDILNKPSVKRSYTICGTAHLISSSEKHRPSSIPLSSRALLNQTSPLCALEELASKTFKGLEVSVLQAAEGRDGMTLFGQRSTPKKRRKSRTAFTNHQIYELEKRFLYQKYLSPADRDQIAQQLGLTNAQVITWFQNRRAKLKRDLEEMKADVESAKAVGQVPLDKLAKLADLEKCANGTLGHPRADSPARGGQQELELAQKLRNSPLSPFSDHTTSKECSEDEDVEIDVDD; this is translated from the exons ATGATGACATCCAAAGAAGTGGCCAAATGTGATGCAGTGGAAAACAGGAGGCGAAGTCCGCTGGACCACTTGCCGCCTCCTGCCAACTCCAACAAGCCGCTGACCCCCTTCAGCATCGAGGACATCCTGAACAAACCGTCTGTGAAACGAAGTTACACAATTTGCGGCACAGCTCATTTAATTTCGTCCTCTGAGAAGCACCGTCCGTCCAGCATCCCTCTGTCCAGCCGGGCTCTCCTCAACCAAACCTCCCCGCTCTGCGCGCTAGAGGAGCTGGCCAGCAAGACCTTCAAGGGGCTGGAAGTCAGCGTTTTACAGGCTGCGGAAG GCCGGGACGGGATGACTCTGTTCGGCCAGAGAAGCACCCCTAAGAAGCGTCGGAAGTCTCGGACGGCGTTCACCAATCACCAAATCTACGAGCTGGAGAAGCGCTTCCTGTACCAGAAGTACCTGTCCCCGGCCGACCGGGACCAGATCGCTCAGCAACTGGGCCTGACGAACGCGCAGGTCATCACGTGGTTTCAGAACCGGAGGGCCAAGCTAAAACGGGAcctggaggagatgaaggccGACGTGGAGTCGGCCAAAGCCGTCGGCCAGGTCCCCTTGGACAAGCTCGCCAAGCTGGCGGACCTGGAGAAATGCGCCAACGGCACGCTGGGCCACCCGCGAGCCGATTCCCCCGCGCGGGGCGGCCAGCAGGAGCTCGAGCTCGCCCAGAAACTGCGGAACTCGCCGCTGTCTCCGTTCTCAGACCACACAACTAGTAAAGAGTGCTCAGAGGACGAGGACGTGGAGATTGATGTGGATGACTGA